Below is a window of Escherichia coli DSM 30083 = JCM 1649 = ATCC 11775 DNA.
GCCTGCAATGAGTTGATTTTATTGAACAGGTGGCGATAGTACGCCACGCAGGCCTGGCGCTGTTCTTCATCACTGGAGGCGAGACCAAACCCGCTGTTTTCGCTGCGGCGACGCATGGTTTCCATCACTGCGGTGACGACAAATTTCCAGCTCTCTGGCGTATGACGGAGTAACCATTGATCGCCCAGCGGGTGAAAATTTTCCAGGCAAGGTTGTTCCAGCCCCAAAATGTCTGGAGTCTCAGATAATTGTCGCCAGAAATCCTTCTCTTCCTCTTCACTTCTTTGGTGAAAAGAAGGTGCACAGGGATACGCGCCGATAATATAACCGGCATTATTCGTTTTCATTATGTGCTCCAGTAATCATTTTTTATAAAGCAGCGAGGGCCACTTTAACCACGATCTTGCGTATTGCCGTAGTGGCATTTTTATTACATGCCGGGCGATGTACATCCTGCGGGAAGAAAATAGCGTAACTACCCGGTATCATTTCTATAAATGATTCATGTTTACTATCGTGATAAAAAATAATATCGCGCTGCTCTAATAGTGATTCGCTGACTTTATTGTTTCCCGTATCAATGGCAATGCCGATTTTCTCTTCACCCCACGCCAGAAACTGAATATCGATATACCGACGATGCACTTCCGGACGGTTTTCTACCGCCTCGCGTGTGGTTAAATCGATAATTTGCGCATAAATATTCTTGCCGTCGATTTCGACAACGCCCGGTTCCAGGGCGTTGAAGTCGGTGGTGCGCAGAAAATCGAGCGCCTTTTCAATGGCGGCGGGCAAACGGCACGGATTAGGCTGCGCGATATGTCCAAAAATCATGGCTTATCTCCTTATAACGCCTGGATTTTTGCCCACACGCTGTCATCAACGGTAATACCGTTACGGCGGTTTTCTGCCAGCAGGGTAGTAAATTCGTGGCCGGGTAAACGAATAGCCTGGTTTTCGTCAGCACGCTCGGCACTGGTAACGTAATCCATAATGCGTTGCAGTTTGGCATCGCGGGTGGGACCGTCGATAAGCTTGTCCACTTCAATGGCAATAAAAATTTGTGAAATGCCGTATTCGTCGCTGTTGTCCTCGGTGACTTCGGCAACCGATGCGCCGTCAGAAAGGAGGGTAGCGATCATATCCAGCACAATCGACATGCCCGAACCTTTCCAGTAGCCCATCGGCAAAATGCGGCGATTTTTCTCGATAACGCCAGGTTCTTTGGTCAAATTGCCCTCATCATCAAAGCCACCATCTACCGGGAGCTGACGACCAGCCAGGCGATTAACTTCTAACATGCCGTAAGAGAACATCGACATCGACATATCGACCATGGTGATCGGCGTGGAAGGAATGGCGACGATCAGCGGGTTGGTGCCGATGCGACACTCTTTTGCGCCCCACGGTGGCATTACGGCGATGGAGTTGGTCCAGCAAATGCCAATATAGCCTTTTTCCGCCGCCTGCCAGCCGTAGCTGCCGCCGCGCATCCAGTGGTTGGCATTACGTAGTGCCACCAGACCAATACCGTGATCGGCAGCCAGTTCAATGGCGCGATCCATCATCTTTTTCGCTGTCAGGTTACCGATCGAACGCTGGGCGTCCCACTGTTCAATTGCGCCGAGGCTGGTTATACGTTTGGGTTGGGCATCAGGAATGATATCGCCGTTTTCCAGTTGTTGAATGAAACGAGGGAAACGATTAACGCCGTGAGAATAAACGCCGGATTCGGTGGTGCGGGCGAACATCTCTGCACAGGCGTCAGCCGTTTCGTTGTCAACGCCGCGTGAAATTAAGACCCGATTAAAGGCTGCTTTTAACTGCTCAAATGTCACTTTCATCCCAGGCTTCCTTGTTTTTTTGATCGCTTTTTTGGCTTAAAATTTCAATATGCGAAACTTGATTTCAAATATATCGATCACTTTTTAACAAAGCAATCTGATTGATGAATTTCAAAAAACTTAAAAATCAAGTGGTTATAAATTATCTGTCGAGATCGTGAACTACGGCACACTTTGCGCTACCATCAGGACGCGACAAAATGGGGAAAGAAGTGATGGGAAAAAAAGAGAACGAGATGGCGCAGGAAAAAGAGCGCCCAGCCGGAAGCCAGAGTCTGTTTCGTGGGTTGATGCTGATTGAGATTTTGAGCAACTATCCAAACGGTTGTCCGTTGGCGCATCTTTCGGAGCTGGCTGGTTTAAATAAGAGTACCGTCCATCGCTTATTGCAGGGATTACAGTCCTGCGGCTATGTGACCACCGCGCCCGCCGCAGGGAGTTATCGCCTGACCACCAAATTTATTGCCGTCGGGCAGAAGGCGCTATCTTCGCTGAATATCATTCATATCGCCGCTCCGCATCTTGAGGCTCTGAACATCGCCACTGGTGAAACTATTAACTTCTCCAGCCGCGAAGACGATCACGCTATTTTGATTTATAAGTTGGAACCCACAACCGGGATGCTGCGAACCCGTGCCTATATAGGCCAGCATATGCCGCTCTACTGTTCCGCAATGGGCAAGATCTACATGGCGTTTGGTCACCCGGACTACGTGAAGTCATACTGGGAAAGCCATCAGCATGAGATCCAGCCGTTAACCCGCAATACCATTACCGAGCTGCCCGCGATGTTCGACGAACTGGCGCACATTCGTGAAAGTGGAGCGGCGATGGACAGAGAAGAAAACGAACTCGGCGTCTCCTGTATTGCTGTTCCGGTGTTTGATATTCATGGGCGGGTGCCGTACGCCGTGTCGATTTCGCTTTCGACATCACGTCTGAAACAGGTGGGAGAGAAAAATCTCCTGAAACCACTGCGTGAAACCGCGCAGGCTATTTCTAATGAACTGGGATTTACTGTCAGGGACGACCAGGGCGCGATTACATAACCCTTTGGACAAGTGCCAAAACTTTAACATTTCCTTCGTTGGATCAAAGCAGTAGGGACGCGCTCTCTGGCACTCTGCTGTTTTAGTGCAAAGGAGTGATCATGAACCGGTTTATTATTGCGGATGCGACGAAATGTATCGGTTGCCGTACCTGTGAAGTGGCTTGCGCAGTGTCGCATCAGGAGAATCAGGATTGCGCTGCGTTGTCACCAGACGAGTTTATTTCCCGTATTCGTGTCATTAAAGATCATACTTACACCACGGCAGTAGCCTGTCATCAGTGTGAAGATGCACCGTGCGCAAATGTGTGCCCTGTTGACGCGATAAGCCGCGAACATGGGCATATTTTCGTTGAACAATCACGTTGCATTGGCTGTAAAAGCTGTATGCTGGCTTGCCCGTTTGGTGCGATGGAGGTCGTTTCTTCGCGCAAAAAGGCGAGGGCGATTAAGTGCGATCTGTGCTGGCATCGGGCGACGGGGCCGGCCTGTGTTGAAGCCTGCCCGACAAAGGCGTTGCAGTGCGTGGATGTCGAGAAAGTGCAGCGGCATCGGCTACGGCAGCAGCCTGTTTGAAACGTTTTTCCGGCGTTTCTCAACGCAGGGATAGTGCGCTTTGTTTATGCCGGATGCGGCTAAAACGCCTTATCCGGCCTACAAATTCTACCAAATTCAATATATTGCAGAAATCATGTAGGCCTGATAAGCGTAGCGCATCAGGCAATTTTTAGTGGCTTTCAGCCCAGGCTCTTTCTATCTCTTCCGCCAGAATCTTCACACCCGCCTCAATTTTCTCCGGCTCTGGTACGTAGTTCATGCGCATACATTGATGCGTATGCGGCCACGGTTTATCCAGTCCCGGGAAGAAGTTGTGCCCCGGCACCATCAGCACGCCGCGTGCTTTCAGGCGCTGGTAGAGCTGCTCGGTCGTAATGGGCAAATCCTTAAACCATAGCCAGAGGAAAATGGCTCCTTCCGGTTTATGAATCAGGCAGCGATCTTCCGGTAAATAGCGGCGAATGATAGCGATAGTTTCCTGAACACGCTGGTAGTAAAACGGTTTGATGACTGTTTCAGACAGGCGCAGCAGATCGTTACGCTTAATCATTTCACACATCATCGCCGGACCAATACCGCCAGGTGCCAGGCTGATAATGCCGTTCATATTGGTGATGGCGGTGATGATTTTTTCATTGGCGATGATAAT
It encodes the following:
- the ysaA gene encoding 4Fe-4S binding protein, which gives rise to MNRFIIADATKCIGCRTCEVACAVSHQENQDCAALSPDEFISRIRVIKDHTYTTAVACHQCEDAPCANVCPVDAISREHGHIFVEQSRCIGCKSCMLACPFGAMEVVSSRKKARAIKCDLCWHRATGPACVEACPTKALQCVDVEKVQRHRLRQQPV
- the yiaK gene encoding 3-dehydro-L-gulonate 2-dehydrogenase codes for the protein MKVTFEQLKAAFNRVLISRGVDNETADACAEMFARTTESGVYSHGVNRFPRFIQQLENGDIIPDAQPKRITSLGAIEQWDAQRSIGNLTAKKMMDRAIELAADHGIGLVALRNANHWMRGGSYGWQAAEKGYIGICWTNSIAVMPPWGAKECRIGTNPLIVAIPSTPITMVDMSMSMFSYGMLEVNRLAGRQLPVDGGFDDEGNLTKEPGVIEKNRRILPMGYWKGSGMSIVLDMIATLLSDGASVAEVTEDNSDEYGISQIFIAIEVDKLIDGPTRDAKLQRIMDYVTSAERADENQAIRLPGHEFTTLLAENRRNGITVDDSVWAKIQAL
- the yiaJ gene encoding IclR family transcriptional regulator YiaJ, yielding MGKEVMGKKENEMAQEKERPAGSQSLFRGLMLIEILSNYPNGCPLAHLSELAGLNKSTVHRLLQGLQSCGYVTTAPAAGSYRLTTKFIAVGQKALSSLNIIHIAAPHLEALNIATGETINFSSREDDHAILIYKLEPTTGMLRTRAYIGQHMPLYCSAMGKIYMAFGHPDYVKSYWESHQHEIQPLTRNTITELPAMFDELAHIRESGAAMDREENELGVSCIAVPVFDIHGRVPYAVSISLSTSRLKQVGEKNLLKPLRETAQAISNELGFTVRDDQGAIT
- the yiaL gene encoding YhcH/YjgK/YiaL family protein, with the protein product MIFGHIAQPNPCRLPAAIEKALDFLRTTDFNALEPGVVEIDGKNIYAQIIDLTTREAVENRPEVHRRYIDIQFLAWGEEKIGIAIDTGNNKVSESLLEQRDIIFYHDSKHESFIEMIPGSYAIFFPQDVHRPACNKNATTAIRKIVVKVALAAL